The Fervidibacillus albus genome contains a region encoding:
- a CDS encoding YcdB/YcdC domain-containing protein: MYNVHSETEQKAHQKTLDQVLQSHSVPEGYELKNVFSGKQNEAEVWIFRFEKANGENNGLGGEHYSFTVNKESDKILGFTWMDKRFESGQELPTKKQTEEIAKSFLNRIEPGLFDRLENLWIRPHDELITVDGQQMTITGMKYKCYLPDEDTYAWLIIGPDKKIITFEQGIKWESGRITEKWLHDSWLKNMG; this comes from the coding sequence ATGTATAACGTGCATTCCGAAACTGAACAAAAAGCGCATCAAAAAACATTGGATCAAGTCCTTCAATCCCACTCTGTTCCGGAAGGGTACGAATTGAAAAATGTCTTCAGTGGAAAACAAAATGAAGCCGAGGTGTGGATTTTCCGTTTCGAAAAAGCCAATGGTGAGAATAATGGTCTTGGCGGTGAACACTATTCCTTTACCGTCAATAAAGAAAGTGACAAAATTCTAGGATTCACATGGATGGACAAACGCTTTGAATCAGGTCAAGAACTGCCAACTAAAAAACAAACAGAAGAGATTGCAAAGTCATTTCTTAATCGAATAGAACCCGGATTATTTGACCGATTAGAAAACCTTTGGATTCGACCCCATGATGAATTGATTACTGTAGATGGTCAACAAATGACTATAACTGGTATGAAATATAAATGCTATTTACCTGATGAAGACACGTATGCCTGGCTGATTATCGGTCCAGACAAAAAAATTATAACCTTTGAGCAAGGCATTAAATGGGAAAGTGGTCGAATAACCGAGAAATGGTTGCACGACAGTTGGCTGAAAAACATGGGATAA
- a CDS encoding MFS transporter, with protein MSQLASTSSTMYKQNYSLMTAILFWCGLVVVSSLYLTIPLISIFADNFNITAAQAAWTGSSFSLFYAVGFLFFGPLSDRYGRKQIILFGLITLTIISPILGFVDSFPTLIILRSVQGIAAATFAPSALAYAVEMFPTEKRVTAIGFVSTGFLMAGIVGQVFASFISQQFGWQSVFYTLGVVYMFTAILATLFIPKDDNSNKKGSLLTAFKQMRAVLMKKTLLLCYVITITLLLSFVGMYTALGNYLSVEFSLSNQEILYVRSVGIVGMLLSPFAGKLVATFGIHNVLRGGVTLAVLGLAIIGISTNLSFLIIMSVIFVAGISITVPTLISLIGQLSGEVRGAAVSLYTFILFIGASLGPIVSVWFLKTGSYLLTFELLALLLGIGLPVSFFIKPAKN; from the coding sequence ATGTCACAATTAGCAAGCACAAGCAGCACGATGTATAAACAAAATTATTCGTTAATGACAGCTATTTTGTTTTGGTGTGGACTTGTGGTCGTTTCCAGTCTCTATTTAACCATACCGTTGATATCCATTTTTGCCGATAATTTTAACATTACAGCTGCTCAAGCGGCATGGACCGGAAGCTCATTTTCTCTCTTCTATGCAGTTGGATTTTTGTTCTTCGGACCATTATCTGACCGTTACGGACGAAAACAAATTATTTTATTCGGTTTGATAACTTTAACGATTATTTCTCCGATTTTGGGTTTTGTCGACAGCTTCCCGACATTAATCATTCTTCGAAGTGTGCAAGGGATCGCAGCAGCAACATTTGCGCCATCTGCATTAGCTTATGCTGTTGAAATGTTCCCGACAGAAAAACGAGTAACAGCGATTGGCTTCGTAAGTACCGGATTTTTAATGGCTGGTATTGTCGGTCAAGTCTTCGCAAGCTTTATCAGTCAACAATTCGGATGGCAGAGTGTGTTTTACACTCTTGGTGTTGTATATATGTTCACTGCAATATTAGCGACATTGTTTATTCCGAAAGACGACAATTCTAACAAGAAAGGTAGTTTGCTGACAGCGTTTAAACAAATGAGAGCCGTGCTTATGAAAAAAACGTTGCTGTTATGTTATGTCATAACCATTACCTTATTACTGTCGTTTGTTGGAATGTATACAGCGCTCGGTAATTATTTAAGTGTAGAATTTTCCCTTAGTAACCAAGAAATTTTGTATGTAAGATCTGTGGGAATCGTTGGCATGCTCTTATCGCCCTTTGCCGGTAAGCTTGTGGCCACATTTGGTATTCACAATGTCTTGCGTGGTGGAGTGACACTTGCGGTTTTAGGTCTCGCTATTATAGGAATCAGCACGAACTTGTCGTTTCTTATTATTATGAGTGTGATTTTTGTTGCTGGAATTTCCATTACTGTACCAACACTTATTTCGTTAATAGGTCAACTTAGTGGTGAGGTCCGCGGAGCTGCCGTTTCCCTTTATACCTTTATCTTGTTTATTGGAGCTAGTCTCGGCCCCATTGTGTCCGTTTGGTTCTTGAAAACCGGAAGCTATCTTTTGACGTTTGAGTTGTTGGCGTTACTCTTGGGCATTGGATTGCCTGTATCATTTTTTATTAAACCTGCAAAAAACTAA
- a CDS encoding carboxymuconolactone decarboxylase family protein, giving the protein MSRNLAFDQFKEEFPKTASIFGQLYQSVSSKALDEKTRQLVYLGILIAVRYEPAVRVHISKALKAGATPEEIKEAIMLAIPASGLCNFLSILPNMMDELNKEE; this is encoded by the coding sequence TTGTCAAGAAACCTTGCGTTTGATCAGTTTAAAGAAGAATTTCCGAAGACTGCATCCATTTTTGGACAATTGTATCAATCTGTGAGTTCAAAAGCTTTAGACGAAAAAACGAGGCAACTTGTCTATCTAGGCATTTTAATAGCTGTTAGATATGAGCCTGCAGTTCGTGTGCATATTTCCAAAGCCTTGAAAGCCGGGGCAACACCGGAGGAAATTAAGGAAGCAATCATGTTGGCCATTCCGGCTAGTGGTTTGTGTAATTTTTTATCCATCCTGCCCAATATGATGGACGAACTGAATAAGGAGGAGTAG
- a CDS encoding MerR family transcriptional regulator, which produces MDEKHKKENPLMDFDLLKKLVVSIGDVSEITGVPTRKIRYWEEKGIIKSEKEGEGTTRRYNYLNIKKILLVQELIEEGFTLDAAAKKVEKRMENISEVFRKLADNPTSDE; this is translated from the coding sequence ATGGACGAAAAACATAAAAAAGAAAATCCTTTAATGGATTTTGACTTACTAAAGAAGTTGGTTGTCAGTATTGGAGATGTTTCAGAGATCACGGGAGTACCAACACGAAAAATTCGATATTGGGAAGAAAAAGGTATCATTAAGTCTGAAAAGGAAGGTGAAGGAACAACTCGAAGATACAATTACCTGAACATCAAAAAAATTCTTTTGGTTCAAGAACTGATTGAGGAAGGTTTTACACTTGACGCGGCAGCAAAAAAAGTGGAAAAACGAATGGAGAATATTAGCGAGGTTTTTAGGAAATTGGCTGATAATCCTACTAGTGATGAATAG
- a CDS encoding DUF6843 domain-containing protein: MKKYLWVFISVGLAFFILLMFIPAYWLFSSEEKISEQNYYLPEGFEGCALIFYNVEGAPPLKLTDEGVINYHFNEDGILFTSSPEDFGWEGKDSSGFYKANYYKGGQLISDEEIVASSLGEAFLTTIGHPVSYLRLSIGYDACHDSYLDKIIRENFEK, translated from the coding sequence ATGAAGAAGTATTTATGGGTTTTTATATCTGTTGGACTGGCATTTTTCATACTTCTTATGTTTATTCCTGCGTATTGGCTTTTTTCAAGTGAAGAAAAAATATCTGAGCAGAATTATTATTTACCAGAAGGTTTTGAAGGTTGTGCACTCATATTCTATAATGTTGAAGGAGCCCCGCCTTTAAAACTAACGGATGAAGGAGTTATTAACTACCATTTTAATGAAGATGGGATTTTATTTACCTCTTCTCCAGAAGATTTTGGTTGGGAAGGAAAGGACTCTTCAGGATTCTACAAAGCTAATTATTACAAAGGAGGTCAATTAATCAGCGATGAAGAGATTGTAGCAAGTTCGTTAGGTGAGGCTTTTTTAACAACAATTGGGCACCCCGTTTCTTACTTAAGGCTCTCTATTGGATATGATGCTTGTCATGATTCGTATTTAGATAAAATTATAAGAGAAAACTTTGAAAAATAA
- a CDS encoding transposase translates to MESFYPVVEELVISEMIQAIETFRNWQVEMLNSLLNGHSDGFLEGMNNTTKVIKRNGYGYKNFKRF, encoded by the coding sequence TTGGAATCATTTTATCCAGTCGTAGAGGAACTCGTTATTTCAGAGATGATTCAGGCGATTGAAACGTTCCGAAATTGGCAGGTAGAAATGTTGAATAGCCTTCTGAATGGGCATTCCGATGGCTTTCTGGAAGGAATGAATAATACGACAAAAGTCATTAAACGAAACGGCTATGGATATAAAAACTTCAAGAGATTTTGA
- a CDS encoding HAD-IA family hydrolase yields the protein MNKLKDITVLWDFDGTLFNTYPMYTQILQRFLTGEHSDEAVLQELKVSYSHATNVFGISTEKVKKMRQLEMEWPASDIQPFPGVEKVLQSVGKNVIMTHKMRREAERIIEYHGWTNYFSEIVAGDDGFPRKPDPTSYEYLHRKYRIDLVIGDRMLDILPGKAIGAKTCLFQNREEGADFYMDHYDEFFEKVAKFI from the coding sequence TTGAATAAGCTGAAAGACATCACGGTTTTATGGGATTTTGATGGTACGTTATTTAATACGTACCCGATGTATACGCAAATTTTACAACGATTTCTTACAGGAGAACATTCGGATGAGGCCGTTTTGCAGGAATTGAAAGTTTCTTATTCCCACGCAACGAATGTATTCGGAATTTCTACGGAAAAAGTGAAAAAAATGCGCCAATTAGAAATGGAGTGGCCGGCGAGTGATATCCAACCGTTTCCTGGGGTTGAAAAGGTTTTGCAAAGCGTCGGAAAAAATGTCATTATGACCCATAAAATGCGGCGGGAAGCGGAACGGATCATCGAATACCACGGCTGGACAAACTATTTTTCAGAAATTGTTGCAGGTGACGACGGATTCCCTCGAAAACCGGATCCAACTTCCTATGAGTATTTACATCGAAAGTATCGGATCGATTTAGTTATCGGGGATCGAATGCTCGATATACTTCCAGGAAAAGCAATCGGAGCAAAGACATGTCTTTTTCAAAATCGGGAAGAAGGCGCGGATTTTTACATGGATCATTACGATGAATTTTTTGAAAAAGTAGCCAAATTCATTTGA